The Chryseolinea soli nucleotide sequence CGCCATGCCGCCCGGGTCGCGCACCAGCAACAGGAATTCTTTATATATGGTCGACAGGATCTTCAATCGCGAATGTTTTTACCGGTTAATTTCAAAAACAACTGCTCCAGGCTCATGCAATCGGGATGGCCTCCCATCACCGTACTGCGCGTTCCGGTTTGCAAAACTTTGCCTTCATCGATAATGCCCAGGTGCGTGCAGATCCGTTCGGCTTCTTCCAATACGTGCGATGAATAAATGATGGACGTTCCTTCCGATTTCAGATCGGTCAGAAAATCCAGGATCATATTGCGCGACTGAACGTCTACCCCTGCCGTTGGTTCGTCGAGGATGACCAGCTTGGGTTGATGCAATAAAGCAGCAATGAGGTTGAGCCGTTTTTTCATTCCCCCCGAAAACGTACCCACTTGTTTGTGGGCTTTCTCCTGGAGATTAAAGACCGAGAGGTACTTTTTGATCTGTGCATGAATATGCGAAGACTTCAGACCATACATCCGGCCGAAGTACACCAGGTTCTCATAGGCCGTCAGGGTAGGGAAGAGCGCAATTTCTTGGGGGGCGACGCCGATCTTTTTGCGCACCTCGGCTCCGTGCTCCTGCATGTCGAGGCCCATCACGGCCACGCTGCCGGAATCGGGACGCATCAATCCGCATAACATCATCACGGTGGTGGACTTGCCCGCACCATTGGGTCCGAGCAGGCCGAACACAGCGCCTTCCGGAATTTCGAGCGTCATGTTCGAAACGGCAGGCTTCGGGGCATTAGGGTATTGTTTGACAAGATGATCAAGGCGAACTACGCTGCTCATTGGGATCGGCTCACATCGTATAGTGCACTGAATATGGCCTGCTCTTCATGGGCCACCGCTTCCAGCATATCGCCCAACTCGGCAAACGTCTTCACGTCCGATT carries:
- a CDS encoding ABC transporter ATP-binding protein, whose protein sequence is MTLEIPEGAVFGLLGPNGAGKSTTVMMLCGLMRPDSGSVAVMGLDMQEHGAEVRKKIGVAPQEIALFPTLTAYENLVYFGRMYGLKSSHIHAQIKKYLSVFNLQEKAHKQVGTFSGGMKKRLNLIAALLHQPKLVILDEPTAGVDVQSRNMILDFLTDLKSEGTSIIYSSHVLEEAERICTHLGIIDEGKVLQTGTRSTVMGGHPDCMSLEQLFLKLTGKNIRD